Proteins from one Deinococcus sp. AB2017081 genomic window:
- the pqqD gene encoding pyrroloquinoline quinone biosynthesis peptide chaperone PqqD has protein sequence MSLHLYRGARLRYDRTREQHVLLRAEEVTELNATAFEILSLCDGRSDAAVVAELLTRYPQADPAELAADVAEFLAEAQASQWIQRTEGTP, from the coding sequence GTGAGCCTGCACCTGTACCGGGGGGCGCGGCTGCGCTATGACCGCACGCGGGAGCAGCACGTGCTGTTGCGGGCCGAGGAGGTCACGGAGCTGAACGCCACCGCCTTTGAGATCCTGAGCCTGTGCGACGGCCGCAGCGACGCCGCCGTGGTGGCGGAACTCCTGACCCGCTACCCGCAGGCCGATCCGGCCGAACTGGCCGCCGATGTCGCGGAGTTCCTGGCCGAGGCTCAGGCGAGCCAGTGGATCCAGCGCACGGAGGGGACGCCATGA
- the pqqB gene encoding pyrroloquinoline quinone biosynthesis protein PqqB — MPTAPPMFQLLGTAAGGGLPQWNCGCRNCDLVRSGELPPRTQSSAAFTPDGEHWYLIDASPDVSWHMAILDPPRGRRTPLAGVLLTDAEFDHTLGLLQLREGSAWELHATPGVHRILEDQFPVRRLLSRYAEVTAITAEPGEPLRFGSVEVTWVPLDDHTPRYHHGRRPETGATCALVLRGPRRTLVYAPSLSTLDGPVQELLASADVLLVDGTFYHPDELPRLGLGVGTAASMGHLAICHSARSLAGLPAVTKLYTHLNNTNPAIDPASPERAWIRAHGLDIADDGWSVGL, encoded by the coding sequence ATGCCGACCGCACCTCCGATGTTCCAGCTCCTCGGCACCGCCGCCGGCGGCGGGCTGCCGCAGTGGAACTGCGGGTGCCGCAACTGCGACCTCGTGCGCTCCGGGGAGCTGCCGCCCCGCACGCAGTCCAGCGCGGCCTTCACCCCCGACGGCGAGCACTGGTACCTGATCGACGCGTCGCCGGACGTGTCGTGGCACATGGCGATCCTGGATCCGCCGCGTGGGCGGCGCACCCCGCTGGCGGGCGTGCTGCTCACCGACGCGGAATTCGACCACACCCTGGGGCTGCTCCAGCTGCGCGAGGGCAGCGCGTGGGAACTGCACGCCACGCCCGGCGTGCACCGGATCTTGGAGGATCAGTTCCCGGTGCGCCGCCTGCTGTCGCGCTACGCCGAGGTCACGGCCATCACCGCCGAGCCGGGTGAGCCGCTGCGCTTCGGGAGCGTGGAGGTCACGTGGGTGCCGCTGGACGACCACACGCCCCGCTACCACCACGGCCGCCGGCCCGAGACGGGGGCGACGTGCGCCCTCGTGCTGCGCGGCCCACGCCGGACGCTGGTGTACGCCCCCAGCCTGAGCACCCTGGACGGCCCGGTGCAGGAACTGCTGGCGTCAGCGGACGTGCTGCTCGTCGACGGCACCTTCTACCACCCGGACGAACTGCCGCGCCTGGGCCTGGGGGTGGGCACGGCCGCCAGCATGGGCCACCTGGCCATCTGCCACAGTGCGCGGAGTCTGGCGGGCCTGCCGGCGGTCACGAAGCTGTACACCCACCTGAACAACACCAACCCGGCCATCGACCCGGCGAGTCCCGAGCGGGCGTGGATCCGCGCCCACGGCCTGGACATCGCGGACGACGGCTGGTCGGTCGGCCTGTAG
- a CDS encoding MFS transporter, producing MTGSTPPAPDGWRTFLWLWSSQALSVLGSAVAGFAFTIYLTQTRFPLAEQKPQLAAALSLTALAWTLAATLSAPLAGTWTDRHDRRRIMLVCDVLGAALTVVLMLLLLSATTPLWVLVLLSGAMGLVSTFHGSAFDASYTTLVPRDRLPRANGLMQTIWSLSGLVGPAAAALLIGLPAVLRDHGGPAWIAGLRDGVPFAYGVDALSFLLAALVLLRLRVPSPVHAAHGGERRSFRDDMTFGWRFIGQRRPLLALLLTFAVANLCSSGLGVLEPLLVKFGLAADWQARGSSFQSALATLTVTQSVGGVLGGVLISAWGGLKRVRVLGVLVPMVISGMALAALGLSGTVLAASAALLVMGVTLPAMNAHSQSIWQSQVPTHMQGRVFSVRRLIAQFTSPVSAALAGVLAAHYAPGSVLVAAGLLYAGVAALQLLNPSLRPLGDVAPARAAVEVPHI from the coding sequence ATGACCGGCTCGACGCCCCCCGCCCCGGACGGCTGGCGCACCTTCCTGTGGCTGTGGAGTTCGCAGGCCCTGAGCGTCCTGGGCTCGGCGGTGGCAGGCTTCGCGTTCACCATCTACCTGACCCAGACGCGCTTTCCGCTGGCCGAGCAGAAACCGCAGCTGGCCGCTGCGCTGTCGCTGACCGCGCTGGCGTGGACCCTGGCCGCCACCCTGAGTGCGCCGCTGGCCGGAACGTGGACGGACCGGCACGACCGGCGGCGCATCATGCTGGTCTGCGACGTGCTCGGGGCGGCCCTGACCGTGGTGCTCATGCTGCTGCTCCTGAGCGCCACCACGCCGCTGTGGGTGCTCGTGCTCCTCTCCGGCGCCATGGGCCTGGTGTCCACCTTCCACGGGTCGGCCTTCGACGCCAGCTACACCACGCTGGTGCCGCGCGACCGCCTGCCCCGCGCCAACGGCCTGATGCAGACCATCTGGAGCCTGTCGGGGCTGGTCGGCCCGGCTGCCGCCGCGCTGCTGATCGGTCTGCCGGCCGTGCTGCGGGATCACGGTGGCCCCGCGTGGATCGCCGGGCTGCGGGACGGTGTGCCCTTCGCCTACGGTGTGGACGCCCTGAGTTTCCTGCTCGCCGCGCTGGTGCTCCTGCGGCTGCGCGTGCCGTCGCCCGTCCACGCCGCCCACGGGGGCGAGCGCCGCTCCTTCCGGGACGACATGACCTTCGGGTGGCGGTTCATCGGGCAGCGGCGGCCGCTCCTGGCCCTGCTCCTCACCTTCGCCGTGGCGAACCTGTGCAGCAGCGGCCTGGGCGTGCTGGAACCCCTGCTCGTGAAGTTCGGGCTGGCGGCCGACTGGCAGGCACGCGGCAGTTCCTTCCAGTCGGCCCTGGCCACCCTGACCGTCACGCAGAGTGTCGGGGGCGTGCTGGGCGGCGTGCTCATCAGCGCGTGGGGGGGGCTGAAACGGGTGCGGGTGCTGGGCGTGCTCGTCCCCATGGTCATCTCGGGCATGGCCCTCGCCGCCCTGGGCCTGAGCGGTACCGTGCTCGCCGCCAGCGCCGCGCTGCTGGTCATGGGCGTGACCCTGCCCGCCATGAACGCGCACTCGCAGAGCATCTGGCAGTCGCAGGTGCCGACCCACATGCAGGGGCGGGTGTTCAGCGTCCGCCGGCTGATCGCGCAGTTCACGTCGCCGGTCAGTGCCGCCCTGGCCGGTGTGCTCGCCGCGCACTACGCGCCGGGCAGCGTGCTGGTCGCCGCCGGGCTGCTGTACGCCGGCGTCGCGGCCCTGCAGCTGCTCAATCCCAGCCTGCGGCCCCTGGGCGACGTGGCTCCGGCCCGCGCCGCGGTGGAGGTACCCCACATCTGA
- the pqqC gene encoding pyrroloquinoline-quinone synthase PqqC, with protein sequence MWTPAELESRLLTVLARSYHHRHPFNRRMHAGTLTPDELRVWVANRYYYQQCIPVKDSLLLAKLPEDARREWITRVLYHDGPDREHGGLSAWRALGRAVGLPEGLLESHDLLRPGARFATDAYVTFVRDHPWFDGVASSLTELYAQRIMAVRTVAFETHYPWVEPAGLAYFRSRSRQAGVEASGALTLLNAHTRTQADQERIVAAVEFKCSVLWSLLDALDAVTPEDVPDRDDLMPSESVAARGSA encoded by the coding sequence ATGTGGACGCCTGCTGAACTCGAATCCCGCCTGCTGACCGTCCTGGCCCGCTCGTACCACCACCGCCATCCCTTCAACCGGCGGATGCACGCCGGCACGCTGACCCCGGACGAACTGCGCGTGTGGGTGGCGAACCGCTACTACTACCAGCAGTGCATCCCCGTGAAGGACAGCCTGCTGCTGGCCAAACTGCCGGAGGACGCGCGGCGCGAGTGGATCACGCGCGTGCTGTACCACGACGGCCCGGATCGTGAACACGGCGGGCTCTCGGCGTGGCGGGCCCTGGGCCGCGCGGTGGGCCTGCCGGAGGGCCTGCTGGAGTCGCACGACCTGCTGCGGCCGGGGGCCCGCTTCGCCACGGACGCCTACGTGACCTTCGTGCGGGATCACCCGTGGTTCGACGGCGTGGCGTCCTCGCTGACCGAGCTCTACGCGCAGCGGATCATGGCGGTGCGTACCGTGGCCTTCGAGACCCACTATCCGTGGGTGGAGCCGGCGGGCCTGGCGTACTTCCGCAGCCGCTCGCGCCAGGCGGGCGTGGAGGCGAGCGGCGCGCTGACCCTGCTGAACGCGCACACCCGCACCCAGGCGGATCAGGAGCGGATCGTGGCGGCCGTGGAGTTCAAGTGCTCGGTGCTGTGGAGCCTGCTCGACGCGCTGGACGCCGTCACGCCGGAGGATGTGCCGGACAGGGACGACCTGATGCCGTCGGAGTCGGTGGCGGCGCGGGGGAGCGCGTGA
- the pqqE gene encoding pyrroloquinoline quinone biosynthesis protein PqqE has product MTGTLDATPPATRPPRPAPPLVLVAELTHRCPLQCVYCSNPLELLGAARELSTEDWRRVLCQAEAMGILQVLYTGGEPLLRPDLSVLLRAGRALELYQVLITSGVGLSERRLRDLLDAGLDAVQLSLQSLDDVTARTICGGDFLKRKHEAAQLIRASGTPLILNAVLHRLNLHEVPALLQFAADAGAERIELANSQYYGWALENRAHLLPDLAQLQAAEAEVLAFRARHPEVAVQWVVPDYHDASPKPCMGGWASTHMIVGPDGRALPCPAAYVLPELAFPNVTTSSLDSVWYDSAAFQAYRGTAWMQEPCRACPQREVDFGGCRCQAFLLTGDVRAADPVCSLSPHRAVIDAALEEIADVPPTALRHRPRTA; this is encoded by the coding sequence ATGACCGGCACCCTGGACGCCACGCCGCCCGCCACCCGGCCGCCCCGCCCGGCCCCGCCGCTGGTGCTGGTCGCGGAACTCACCCACCGCTGCCCGCTGCAGTGCGTGTACTGCTCGAACCCCCTGGAACTGCTGGGCGCGGCGCGGGAACTGTCCACCGAGGACTGGCGGCGCGTGCTGTGCCAGGCCGAGGCCATGGGCATCCTGCAGGTGCTGTACACCGGCGGCGAGCCGCTGCTGCGCCCCGACCTGAGCGTGCTGCTGCGGGCCGGCAGGGCGCTGGAGCTGTACCAGGTGCTGATCACCAGCGGCGTGGGCCTCTCGGAGCGCCGCCTGCGCGACCTGCTGGACGCCGGCCTGGACGCCGTGCAGCTCAGCCTCCAGAGCCTGGACGACGTGACCGCCCGCACCATCTGCGGCGGGGACTTCCTGAAGCGCAAGCACGAGGCCGCGCAGCTCATCCGCGCGTCCGGCACGCCGCTGATCCTGAACGCCGTGCTGCACCGCCTGAACCTGCACGAGGTGCCGGCCCTGCTCCAGTTCGCCGCCGATGCCGGGGCGGAACGGATCGAGCTGGCGAACAGCCAGTACTACGGCTGGGCGCTGGAGAACCGCGCGCACCTGCTCCCGGATCTGGCCCAGCTCCAGGCCGCCGAGGCCGAGGTGCTCGCCTTCCGCGCCCGGCACCCGGAGGTCGCCGTACAGTGGGTCGTGCCCGATTACCACGACGCCTCGCCCAAGCCGTGCATGGGCGGGTGGGCCAGCACCCACATGATCGTCGGCCCGGACGGGCGGGCGCTGCCGTGCCCGGCGGCGTACGTGCTGCCGGAACTCGCGTTCCCGAACGTCACGACCTCCAGCCTGGACAGCGTGTGGTATGACTCGGCCGCCTTCCAGGCCTACCGGGGCACCGCGTGGATGCAGGAGCCCTGCAGGGCATGCCCCCAGCGAGAGGTGGACTTCGGCGGCTGCCGCTGCCAGGCCTTCCTGCTCACCGGCGACGTCCGCGCCGCCGATCCGGTGTGCTCGCTGTCGCCACACCGGGCCGTGATCGATGCCGCGCTGGAGGAGATCGCTGACGTGCCCCCCACTGCCCTGCGCCACCGGCCGCGCACCGCATGA